Proteins encoded together in one Lathyrus oleraceus cultivar Zhongwan6 chromosome 5, CAAS_Psat_ZW6_1.0, whole genome shotgun sequence window:
- the LOC127083519 gene encoding heavy metal-associated isoprenylated plant protein 26 encodes MGALDHISELFDCSSGSSHHKRRKQLQTVEVKVKMDCEGCERKVRRSVEGMKGVNQVDIERKANKVTVVGYVEPNKVVARIAHRTGKRAEIWPYVPYDVVEHPYAQGTYDKKAPAGYVRNNYDDNQYSGSHLARASSTEVRYTTAFSDENPAACAVM; translated from the exons ATGGGTGCTCTAGATCACATTTCTGAACTATTCGACTGTTCCAGCGGCAGTTCTCATCACAAAAGACGCAAACAATTACAG aCGGTGGAGGTGAAAGTGAAGATGGACTGCGAAGGATGTGAGAGAAAAGTTAGAAGGTCGGTGGAAGGAATGAAAGGGGTGAACCAAGTTGATATAGAACGGAAAGCAAACAAAGTAACGGTTGTTGGTTATGTGGAACCAAACAAAGTGGTGGCGCGTATAGCTCACCGCACTGGGAAGAGAGCTGAGATATGGCCGTATGTTCCATACGACGTCGTTGAACACCCGTACGCGCAAGGTACGTATGATAAGAAAGCACCTGCTGGTTATGTCAGAAACAACTACGATGATAATCAGTATTCTGGATCTCATCTAGCGCGTGCTAGTTCGACTGAGGTTCGATACACCACCGCTTTCAGCGACGAGAACCCCGCCGCATGTGCTGTTATGTGA
- the LOC127087758 gene encoding uncharacterized protein LOC127087758 has protein sequence MVLSWINRSFSPHIAQSTICFDSAFDLWEDLRERFTKGNHFRFSDLLRDLHSIKQGDHSLSQYFTDLKILWDGLEDLRPTPSCSCIVPFTCNLVKVVRIYKHMEYVMGFLKGLNDSYHDIRAQILLLDPLSNISRAYSLIAQKQVVFPSPVNTTLTVLYSNNSTYIGRGRGRTQTKGSMLYTHYNKTTHTVESCYFKHGFTPENRLRNKKTSDSKPLHNADKDGVISKKDYQHLFLLLQRSKKNAQQSTNDKGLSSHTISGIFNKGTDFNLSSMWILDRGGN, from the coding sequence ATGGTTCTCTCCTGGATCAATCGTTCTTTTTCACCACATATTGCTCAGAGCACCATATGTTTCGATTCAGCTTTCGATCTTTGGGAAGATCTTCGCGAAAGATTCACCAAGGGCAATCATTTTCGCTTCTCCGACCTTCTGCGCGATCTTCACTCCATCAAACAAGGTGACCACTCTCTTTCACAATACTTTACGGATCTGAAGATTCTTTGGGATGGGCTTGAAGACCTTCGTCCAACACCTTCTTGCTCTTGCATCGTCCCCTTCACATGTAACTTGGTCAAAGTCGTTCGCATTTACAAGCACATGGAGTATGTTATGGGCTTTCTTAAAGGCTTGAACGATTCATACCATGACATTCGCGCCCAAATCCTCCTTCTTGATCCTCTTTCTAACATTAGTCGTGCATATTCCTTGATTGCACAAAAACAAGTTGTTTTTCCTTCCCCCGTCAACACCACTCTCACTGTTCTTTATTCCAACAATTCCACCTACATTGGTCGTGGACGAGGGAGAACTCAAACCAAAGGATCGATGTTATACACCCACTACAACAAGACCACCCACACGGTGGAATCCTGCTACTTCAAACATGGTTTTACACCTGAGAATCGTTTAAGGAACAAAAAAACTTCAGACTCCAAGCCTCTTCACAATGCAGACAAGGATGGAGTAATCTCGAAGAAAGACTATCAACACCTCTTTCTTCTTCTACAACGATCCAAGAAGAATGCTCAACAATCCACTAATGACAAGGGCCTTAGTTCTCACACCATTTCAGGTATTTTCAACAAAGGTACTGATTTTAACCTGTCTTCCATGTGGATTCTTGATAGGGGTGGCAATTAG